From a single Equus asinus isolate D_3611 breed Donkey chromosome 2, EquAss-T2T_v2, whole genome shotgun sequence genomic region:
- the EMX2 gene encoding homeobox protein EMX2 isoform X1 has protein sequence MFQPAPKRCFTIESLVAKDSPLPASRSEDPIRPAALSYANSSPINPFLNGFHSAAAAAAAGRGVYSNPDLVFAEAVSHPPNPAVPVHPVPPPHALAAHPLPSSHSPHPLFASQQRDPSTFYPWLIHRYRYLGHRFQGNDTSPESFLLHNALARKPKRIRTAFSPSQLLRLEHAFEKNHYVVGAERKQLAHSLSLTETQVKVWFQNRRTKFKRQKLEEEGSDSQQKKKGTHHINRWRIATKQASPEEIDVTSDD, from the exons ATGTTCCAGCCGGCACCCAAGCGCTGCTTCACCATCGAGTCGCTGGTGGCCAAGGACAGTCCCCTGCCCGCCTCGCGCTCTGAGGACCCCATCCGTCCCGCGGCGCTCAGCTACGCCAACTCCAGCCCCATAAACCCGTTCCTCAACGGCTTCCactcggccgccgccgccgccgccgccggcagGGGCGTCTACTCCAACCCGGACTTGGTGTTCGCCGAGGCGGTCTCGCACCCGCCCAACCCCGCCGTGCCCGTGCACCCGGTGCCGCCGCCGCACGCCCTGGCcgcccaccccctgccctcctcGCACTCGCCACACCCCCTCTTCGCCTCGCAGCAGCGGGACCCGTCCACCTTCTACCCCTGGCTCATCCACCGCTATCGATATCTGGGCCACCGCTTCCAAG GGAACGACACAAGCCCAGAGAGCTTCCTTTTGCACAACGCGCTGGCCCGAAAGCCGAAACGGATCAGAACCGCCTTTTCCCCGTCCCAGCTTCTGAGGCTGGAACACGCCTTCGAGAAAAACCACTACGTGGTGGGCGCTGAGAGGAAGCAGCTGGCGCACAGCCTCAGCCTCACGGAAACTCAG GTAAAAGTATGGTTTCAGAACCGAAGGACAAAGTTCAAAAgacagaagctggaggaagaAGGCTCAGATtcgcaacaaaagaaaaaagggacgCACCATATTAACCGGTGGAGAATCGCCACCAAGCAGGCGAGTCCGGAAGAAATAGATGTGACCTCAGACGATTAA
- the EMX2 gene encoding homeobox protein EMX2 isoform X2, translating into MFQPAPKRCFTIESLVAKDSPLPASRSEDPIRPAALSYANSSPINPFLNGFHSAAAAAAAGRGVYSNPDLVFAEAVSHPPNPAVPVHPVPPPHALAAHPLPSSHSPHPLFASQQRDPSTFYPWLIHRYRYLGHRFQGKSMVSEPKDKVQKTEAGGRRLRFATKEKRDAPY; encoded by the exons ATGTTCCAGCCGGCACCCAAGCGCTGCTTCACCATCGAGTCGCTGGTGGCCAAGGACAGTCCCCTGCCCGCCTCGCGCTCTGAGGACCCCATCCGTCCCGCGGCGCTCAGCTACGCCAACTCCAGCCCCATAAACCCGTTCCTCAACGGCTTCCactcggccgccgccgccgccgccgccggcagGGGCGTCTACTCCAACCCGGACTTGGTGTTCGCCGAGGCGGTCTCGCACCCGCCCAACCCCGCCGTGCCCGTGCACCCGGTGCCGCCGCCGCACGCCCTGGCcgcccaccccctgccctcctcGCACTCGCCACACCCCCTCTTCGCCTCGCAGCAGCGGGACCCGTCCACCTTCTACCCCTGGCTCATCCACCGCTATCGATATCTGGGCCACCGCTTCCAAG GTAAAAGTATGGTTTCAGAACCGAAGGACAAAGTTCAAAAgacagaagctggaggaagaAGGCTCAGATtcgcaacaaaagaaaaaagggacgCACCATATTAA